The following coding sequences lie in one Oceanicola sp. 502str15 genomic window:
- a CDS encoding ABC transporter permease, which yields MSGYLTALWAIVRREAARFVHQRSRFLSALVRPLVWLVIFAAGFRAALGVSIIPPYQTYITYEVYILPGLCGMIQLFNGMQSSLSLVYDQEMGSMRLLLTSPLPRWWLLFCKLLAGVAVSILQVYAFLGIAALYGIRLPWEGYLLVLPALVVSGLMLGALGMLISSTVKQLENFAGVMNFVIFPMFFLSSALYPLWKMAESSDLLRDICAWNPFTHAVELIRFSLYGAANLWALAVVVGCFVVFFAGALVGYDPSRGLMRRKGG from the coding sequence GTGAGTGGCTATCTCACAGCGCTCTGGGCGATCGTGCGGCGCGAGGCGGCACGCTTCGTGCATCAGCGCTCCCGCTTCCTTTCGGCGCTTGTGCGCCCGCTGGTGTGGCTGGTGATCTTTGCGGCCGGGTTTCGGGCTGCGCTCGGGGTTTCGATCATTCCGCCGTATCAGACCTACATCACCTACGAGGTCTACATCCTGCCGGGCCTGTGCGGAATGATACAGCTTTTCAACGGGATGCAGAGCTCTCTGAGCCTTGTCTACGATCAGGAGATGGGGTCGATGCGGCTGCTGCTGACCTCGCCGCTGCCGCGCTGGTGGCTGTTGTTCTGCAAGCTGCTGGCGGGCGTGGCGGTGTCGATCCTGCAAGTCTATGCGTTTCTGGGGATTGCGGCGCTCTACGGTATCCGGTTGCCTTGGGAGGGATATCTGCTGGTTCTGCCGGCGCTGGTGGTGTCGGGGCTGATGCTCGGGGCGCTGGGGATGCTGATTTCGTCGACGGTGAAGCAGCTCGAGAACTTCGCCGGGGTGATGAACTTCGTGATCTTCCCGATGTTCTTCCTGAGCTCGGCGCTTTACCCGCTGTGGAAGATGGCCGAAAGCTCGGATCTGCTGCGCGATATCTGCGCGTGGAACCCGTTCACACATGCGGTGGAGCTGATCCGCTTTTCGCTCTATGGCGCGGCAAACCTCTGGGCGTTGGCGGTGGTGGTCGGGTGCTTCGTGGTATTCTTTGCCGGGGCGCTGGTTGGGTATGACCCGTCGCGGGGGCTGATGCGGCGGAAAGGGGGGTGA
- a CDS encoding LuxR family transcriptional regulator translates to MLNAVEKIVACRDVDELWACLKETMAHYGFPRLFYGYTTHRSGLNLGDRADITILSTLDPNYMAAFLDTGLYYHAPMVRWGIQHAGASSWRWVADRAAAGLMDADEQRVQRLNESYELRAGITLSFPMSNLRSRAGISLVPQPGVGQDEVDEIWARDGREIWALNNVAHLKIANLPQLIDRRPLTPRQREALEWVGDGKTTADIALIMGLTPSTVEKHLRLAREALGVETTAQAVLKASMLNQIYLVEAGA, encoded by the coding sequence ATGTTGAATGCCGTTGAAAAGATTGTCGCTTGTCGCGATGTCGATGAGCTGTGGGCCTGTCTCAAGGAGACGATGGCGCATTACGGATTTCCGCGTCTGTTCTACGGCTACACCACCCACCGCTCGGGCCTGAACCTGGGCGATCGTGCCGACATCACCATTCTGTCGACGCTCGATCCGAACTACATGGCGGCCTTCCTCGACACCGGGCTCTACTATCACGCGCCGATGGTGCGCTGGGGCATCCAGCATGCCGGGGCCAGTTCGTGGCGCTGGGTGGCCGACCGGGCCGCGGCCGGGCTGATGGACGCCGATGAGCAGCGGGTGCAGAGGCTCAACGAGTCCTATGAGCTGCGCGCCGGTATCACGCTGAGCTTTCCGATGTCGAACCTGCGCAGCCGTGCCGGGATCAGCCTTGTGCCGCAACCGGGCGTTGGTCAGGACGAGGTGGACGAGATCTGGGCCCGGGATGGCCGGGAGATCTGGGCGTTGAACAACGTTGCCCATTTAAAGATTGCCAACCTGCCGCAACTGATTGATCGACGCCCGCTGACCCCGCGCCAGCGCGAGGCGCTGGAATGGGTTGGCGATGGCAAGACCACGGCGGATATCGCGCTCATCATGGGGCTCACGCCCTCGACGGTGGAAAAGCACCTGCGGCTGGCCCGTGAGGCGCTTGGGGTGGAAACCACGGCGCAGGCGGTGCTGAAAGCGAGCATGCTGAACCAGATTTATCTCGTTGAAGCCGGGGCTTGA
- the tsf gene encoding translation elongation factor Ts, with translation MAITAALVKELRDKTGAGMMDAKKALTEVDGDMEAAIDWLRTKGLAKAAKKSDRTAAEGLVAVEVEGGKGVAVEVNSETDFVGKNAEFQSMVAGIAKAALTVSDIEALKGADMGGKTVADTLTDKIATIGENMSLRRMASVEGASVVSYVHNAAAPGMGKIGVLVALSGENDEFGRQVAMHVAAADPRPAALNEAELDPAIVDKERTVQMDIARESGKPEQVIEKMIEGRMKKFLAEITLLNQAFVINPDLTVAEAAKEAGVEITGFVRLEVGEGIEKKEEDFAAEVAKAAQG, from the coding sequence ATGGCAATTACCGCTGCACTGGTAAAAGAGCTGCGCGACAAGACCGGCGCTGGCATGATGGACGCCAAGAAGGCGCTGACCGAGGTTGACGGCGACATGGAAGCCGCCATCGACTGGCTGCGCACCAAGGGTCTGGCCAAGGCCGCCAAAAAGTCCGACCGCACCGCCGCCGAGGGCCTCGTGGCCGTCGAGGTCGAGGGCGGCAAGGGCGTCGCCGTCGAGGTGAACTCCGAAACCGACTTCGTGGGCAAGAACGCCGAATTCCAGTCCATGGTCGCCGGCATCGCCAAGGCTGCCCTCACCGTTTCCGACATCGAGGCCCTGAAGGGCGCCGACATGGGCGGCAAGACCGTGGCCGACACGCTGACTGACAAGATCGCCACCATCGGCGAAAACATGTCGCTGCGCCGCATGGCCTCCGTCGAGGGTGCCTCCGTGGTCAGCTACGTGCACAACGCCGCTGCGCCCGGCATGGGCAAGATCGGCGTGCTCGTCGCGCTTTCCGGCGAGAACGACGAGTTCGGCCGCCAGGTCGCCATGCACGTCGCCGCCGCCGACCCGCGCCCGGCCGCTCTGAACGAAGCCGAGCTCGACCCGGCCATCGTCGACAAGGAGCGCACCGTGCAGATGGACATCGCCCGTGAAAGCGGCAAGCCCGAGCAGGTCATCGAGAAGATGATCGAAGGCCGGATGAAGAAGTTCCTCGCCGAGATCACGCTGCTCAACCAGGCTTTCGTCATCAACCCCGATCTGACCGTGGCCGAGGCCGCCAAGGAAGCCGGTGTCGAGATCACCGGGTTCGTTCGCCTCGAAGTGGGTGAAGGCATCGAGAAGAAGGAAGAAGACTTCGCCGCAGAGGTTGCCAAGGCAGCCCAGGGCTAA
- the rpsB gene encoding 30S ribosomal protein S2 translates to MALPEFSMRQLLEAGVHFGHQTQRWNPRMGEFIYGDRNGIHILDLTQTVPMLDAALNVVRETVAKNGRILFVGTKRQAQRPIAEAAEKCAQYYMNHRWLGGTLTNWKTVSQSIQRLKAIDEESAIGFSGLTKKERLGMEREQQKLQASLGGIREMGGLPDLLFVIDVNKEDLAIAEAKKLGIPVVAVVDTNCSPDGIDYIIPGNDDAARAIALYCDLVARAALDGMTAQMGAAGVDIGALEEAAVEEALAAEAEAAAAAAPAEEAEAPAEAPAEDAAEKTAAES, encoded by the coding sequence ATGGCGCTCCCTGAATTCTCCATGCGTCAGCTGCTTGAAGCTGGCGTTCACTTCGGCCACCAGACCCAACGATGGAACCCCCGCATGGGCGAGTTCATCTACGGTGACCGCAACGGCATCCACATCCTCGACCTGACGCAGACCGTCCCCATGCTGGACGCCGCGCTCAACGTCGTGCGCGAGACCGTTGCCAAGAACGGCCGCATCCTCTTCGTCGGCACCAAACGTCAGGCACAGCGCCCGATCGCCGAAGCCGCCGAGAAATGCGCGCAGTACTACATGAACCACCGCTGGCTCGGTGGCACGCTGACCAACTGGAAAACCGTTTCCCAGTCGATCCAGCGCCTCAAGGCCATCGACGAAGAGAGCGCCATCGGCTTCTCCGGCCTGACCAAGAAAGAGCGCCTGGGCATGGAGCGCGAGCAGCAGAAGCTTCAGGCTTCGCTCGGCGGCATCCGCGAGATGGGCGGCCTGCCCGACCTGCTCTTCGTCATCGACGTGAACAAGGAAGACCTCGCCATCGCCGAAGCCAAGAAGCTCGGCATCCCGGTCGTGGCCGTGGTCGACACCAACTGCTCGCCCGATGGCATCGACTACATCATCCCCGGCAACGATGACGCCGCCCGCGCCATCGCGCTCTACTGCGACCTCGTGGCCCGCGCCGCGCTCGACGGCATGACCGCCCAGATGGGCGCCGCCGGCGTCGACATCGGTGCGCTCGAAGAAGCCGCCGTGGAAGAGGCCCTTGCCGCCGAAGCCGAGGCCGCCGCTGCTGCAGCGCCCGCCGAAGAAGCCGAAGCGCCCGCCGAGGCCCCGGCCGAAGACGCCGCGGAAAAGACCGCAGCCGAGAGCTGA
- a CDS encoding PfkB family carbohydrate kinase, with protein sequence MSAPSILCIGSVLWDVIGRTPASMRLGADVPGRISRIPGGVALNIAMALRRAGLSPVLLSSVGRDGPGDELVARCELLGLDTGMVHRSDDLPTDTYMAIEGAGGLVAALADAHSLEAAGARILAPLGDGRLGSAQAPYPGLIALDGNLTETLLAEIAASPLFAAADLRVAPASPGKAERLLPLLGHAGTTLYLNREEAGLLAQRDFADAESAAKALVARGAGRVLVTDGGAATCDASEAGVHVASPPPVMVERVTGAGDTFMAAHIAAEAAGDGRAEALAHAQAVTAAYVSGETRL encoded by the coding sequence ATGTCTGCGCCTTCCATCCTCTGCATCGGCTCCGTCCTCTGGGACGTGATCGGCCGCACCCCCGCCTCGATGCGGCTGGGGGCGGATGTGCCGGGGCGGATCAGCCGGATTCCCGGCGGCGTGGCGCTGAATATCGCGATGGCGCTGCGGCGGGCCGGGCTTTCGCCGGTGCTGCTCAGTTCGGTCGGACGCGACGGGCCGGGCGACGAGCTGGTGGCGCGCTGCGAGTTGCTGGGGCTGGACACCGGCATGGTGCATCGCTCCGATGATCTGCCAACCGATACCTACATGGCGATCGAGGGCGCGGGCGGGCTGGTGGCGGCGCTGGCCGATGCCCATTCGCTCGAGGCGGCGGGAGCGCGGATTCTGGCGCCGCTGGGCGACGGGCGGCTGGGGTCGGCGCAGGCCCCCTACCCCGGGCTGATCGCGCTGGATGGCAACCTGACCGAGACATTGCTGGCCGAGATCGCCGCCAGCCCGCTGTTTGCCGCCGCCGACCTGCGGGTTGCGCCGGCCTCGCCGGGCAAGGCGGAGCGGTTGCTGCCGCTGCTCGGCCATGCGGGCACCACGCTTTATCTCAATCGCGAGGAAGCGGGTTTGCTGGCCCAACGGGACTTTGCCGATGCCGAGAGCGCCGCCAAGGCGCTGGTGGCGCGGGGCGCGGGCCGGGTGCTGGTGACGGACGGTGGCGCGGCGACCTGCGATGCCTCGGAGGCGGGCGTGCATGTGGCCAGCCCGCCGCCGGTGATGGTGGAACGCGTCACCGGCGCGGGTGACACCTTCATGGCCGCTCATATCGCCGCCGAGGCCGCCGGTGACGGCCGGGCCGAGGCGCTTGCTCATGCCCAGGCCGTCACGGCCGCCTATGTTTCCGGAGAAACCCGCCTGTGA
- a CDS encoding pseudouridine-5'-phosphate glycosidase, protein MKITEEVTDAIAEGRPVVALESTIITHGMPYPQNVETARAVEDDIRAGGAVPATIAVLEGEVCAGLTEEQLEALGQAKNVAKLSRADIAHCVASGGTGATTVAATMIGARLAGIEVFATGGIGGVHRGAELSFDISADLQELAKTPVSVVAAGAKAILDLKKTLEVLETLGVPVITMGQDQFPAFWSRRSGLPSPLRADSAREVAASHVVRGQMGLDGGQLVANPIPVQAEISADELAPVIAEALAAAEAQNIAAKAVTPFLLDRIFHATEGRSLTANIALVRNNARLAAEIAGEIAGIRANSRG, encoded by the coding sequence TTGAAGATCACCGAAGAAGTCACTGATGCCATTGCAGAAGGTCGCCCCGTGGTGGCGCTCGAAAGCACCATCATCACCCATGGGATGCCCTACCCGCAGAACGTGGAAACCGCCCGCGCGGTGGAGGATGACATTCGCGCTGGCGGCGCGGTTCCGGCCACGATCGCGGTGCTGGAGGGCGAGGTCTGTGCCGGGCTGACGGAAGAGCAGCTCGAGGCTCTGGGCCAGGCGAAGAACGTGGCCAAGCTCTCTCGGGCCGATATTGCCCATTGCGTCGCGTCCGGCGGCACCGGGGCCACCACCGTGGCCGCCACCATGATCGGCGCTCGGCTGGCGGGGATCGAGGTTTTTGCCACCGGCGGCATCGGCGGGGTGCATCGGGGGGCGGAGCTGAGCTTTGACATTTCGGCGGACCTCCAGGAGCTGGCCAAGACGCCGGTGAGCGTGGTTGCGGCCGGGGCGAAGGCGATCCTGGACCTGAAGAAGACGCTGGAAGTGCTTGAAACCCTTGGCGTTCCGGTCATCACCATGGGTCAGGACCAGTTTCCGGCCTTCTGGTCGCGCCGATCCGGCCTGCCCTCGCCGTTGCGGGCGGACAGCGCGAGGGAAGTGGCCGCTTCTCATGTGGTGCGCGGCCAGATGGGTCTGGATGGCGGGCAGCTCGTGGCCAACCCGATCCCGGTGCAGGCCGAGATTTCCGCCGACGAACTTGCCCCGGTGATCGCAGAGGCGCTGGCGGCGGCGGAGGCGCAGAACATTGCCGCCAAGGCCGTGACGCCGTTTCTGCTCGACCGGATCTTTCATGCCACCGAGGGGCGCTCGCTGACCGCGAATATCGCCCTTGTGCGCAACAACGCCCGGCTGGCTGCTGAAATCGCAGGCGAAATCGCCGGAATTCGTGCGAATTCGCGGGGCTGA
- a CDS encoding DUF502 domain-containing protein, with translation MAKTPPPPENPLDPKPYRRPGWLSGLRSSFLTGLVVVGPVAVTIWLIWTVVGWVDGVVMPFVPGAYHPETLINRYFNCDGCEPIRVNIRGVGVVVFLFFTIFVGWLAKGFMGRSFLRWAESLVDRMPVVRSIYNGLKQIAETVFAQTETNFDKACLVQYPRPGIWAIAFISTKAKGEVAKKVPPDEEMLSVFLPTTPNPTSGFLLFVPRSDVIILDMTVEDAAKLVISAGLVYPSDKIAATLPGAAEKVAEVEKKKGAA, from the coding sequence ATGGCAAAGACGCCACCGCCGCCCGAAAACCCGCTTGACCCGAAACCCTACCGGCGCCCCGGTTGGCTCTCGGGCCTGCGCTCGTCGTTCCTGACCGGCCTCGTCGTCGTCGGGCCCGTTGCCGTGACCATCTGGCTGATCTGGACGGTAGTGGGATGGGTCGATGGCGTGGTGATGCCCTTCGTGCCCGGGGCCTATCACCCCGAAACCCTCATCAACCGCTATTTCAACTGCGACGGCTGCGAGCCGATCCGGGTGAACATTCGCGGTGTCGGGGTGGTGGTGTTCCTGTTCTTCACCATCTTCGTCGGCTGGCTGGCCAAGGGCTTCATGGGCCGCAGCTTTCTGCGGTGGGCCGAGAGCCTCGTCGACCGGATGCCGGTGGTCCGCTCCATCTACAACGGCTTGAAGCAGATCGCCGAGACGGTGTTTGCGCAGACCGAGACCAATTTCGACAAGGCCTGCCTGGTGCAATATCCGCGCCCGGGCATCTGGGCGATTGCCTTCATTTCGACCAAGGCAAAGGGCGAAGTGGCCAAGAAGGTGCCGCCCGACGAGGAGATGCTATCGGTCTTCCTGCCGACCACGCCCAACCCGACCTCGGGCTTCCTGCTCTTCGTGCCGCGCTCGGATGTGATCATTCTGGACATGACGGTGGAAGATGCTGCCAAGCTGGTGATCTCGGCCGGGTTGGTCTACCCCTCCGACAAGATCGCGGCCACCCTGCCCGGCGCGGCCGAGAAGGTGGCAGAGGTGGAAAAGAAGAAGGGCGCGGCCTGA
- a CDS encoding patatin-like phospholipase family protein has translation MAKKKKVAINLALQGGGAHGAFTWGVLDRLLETGEFEVAAISGTSAGAVNGAALKAGLVRGLADGSVEEGNQVARDNLDWLWERMGALPDNALTHWLAPFAPSAEVVSRMLEYSPAYLMQETAARIASPYSLGPLYDNPLRKVVETFDYNHVCHERGPDFFVSATNVRTGRIRVFRGDEITPEVILASACLPTVFRAVEAKDPVTLTEEFWWDGGYTGNPALFPLYAAHLPDDIIIININPLEREEIPQTPQDIANRVNEISFNASLMSELRAIAFVHRLIESGTVPEGAMKNVRVHMISDDDLMNDLSVATKTVPNPYVMSELKEAGRRAAARFLGEHAGKVGKTSSIDLAAIYGDGLGRTFDS, from the coding sequence ATGGCCAAGAAAAAGAAGGTCGCCATCAACCTCGCGCTTCAAGGGGGAGGGGCCCATGGCGCCTTCACCTGGGGCGTGCTCGACAGGCTGCTCGAAACCGGCGAGTTCGAGGTGGCGGCGATCTCCGGCACCTCTGCCGGGGCGGTGAACGGCGCGGCGCTGAAGGCCGGGCTTGTGCGCGGGCTGGCCGACGGAAGCGTCGAGGAGGGCAATCAGGTGGCCCGCGACAACCTCGACTGGCTCTGGGAGCGGATGGGCGCCTTGCCCGACAACGCGCTCACCCACTGGCTCGCCCCCTTCGCGCCCTCCGCCGAGGTGGTGAGCCGGATGCTCGAATATTCCCCCGCCTACCTGATGCAGGAAACGGCCGCGCGCATCGCCTCGCCCTACAGCCTCGGCCCGCTTTACGACAATCCGCTGCGCAAGGTGGTCGAAACCTTCGATTACAACCACGTCTGCCATGAACGCGGCCCGGACTTCTTCGTCTCGGCCACCAACGTGCGCACCGGGCGCATCCGGGTGTTTCGCGGCGACGAGATCACCCCCGAGGTGATCCTCGCCTCCGCCTGCCTGCCCACCGTCTTCCGTGCGGTGGAGGCCAAGGACCCGGTCACGCTGACCGAGGAGTTCTGGTGGGATGGCGGCTACACCGGCAACCCGGCGCTCTTCCCGCTCTACGCGGCGCACCTGCCCGATGACATCATCATCATCAACATCAACCCGCTGGAGCGCGAGGAAATCCCCCAGACCCCGCAAGACATTGCAAACCGCGTCAACGAAATCAGCTTCAACGCCTCGCTGATGAGCGAGTTGCGCGCCATCGCCTTCGTTCATCGGCTGATCGAGAGCGGCACCGTGCCGGAAGGGGCCATGAAGAACGTGCGCGTTCACATGATCTCCGACGACGATCTGATGAACGACTTGTCCGTCGCCACCAAGACCGTGCCCAACCCCTATGTCATGAGCGAGCTGAAAGAGGCCGGTCGCCGGGCGGCAGCGCGGTTTCTGGGGGAACACGCCGGCAAGGTCGGCAAGACCAGCTCCATCGACCTCGCCGCGATCTATGGCGATGGCCTCGGGCGCACCTTCGACAGCTAG
- a CDS encoding 3-hydroxybutyrate dehydrogenase yields MSLTGKTAVITGSNSGIGLGVARSLAAAGANVVLNSFTDRKEDHALAEEIGKAHGVEARYIKADMSKGEECRKLIEEAGACDILVNNAGIQHVAPIDEFPVEKWDAIIAINLSSAFHTTAAALPLMRKAGWGRVINIASAHGLRASPYKSAYISAKHGIVGMTKTVGLETAKEPITANAICPGYVLTPLVEAQIPDTAKEYNMKEDEVVEKVILEKQPSKEFVTVEQLGGLAVFLCSDHASQITGTTISADGGWTAS; encoded by the coding sequence ATGTCTCTCACTGGCAAAACCGCCGTCATCACCGGGTCCAACTCGGGGATCGGGCTGGGAGTCGCGCGTTCGCTGGCCGCCGCTGGCGCCAACGTGGTGCTCAACTCGTTCACCGACCGCAAGGAAGACCACGCGCTGGCCGAAGAGATCGGCAAGGCCCATGGCGTCGAGGCGCGCTACATCAAGGCCGACATGTCCAAGGGCGAGGAGTGCCGCAAGCTGATCGAAGAGGCCGGCGCCTGCGACATCCTCGTGAACAACGCCGGCATCCAGCACGTCGCCCCGATTGACGAGTTCCCGGTGGAGAAATGGGACGCGATCATCGCCATCAACCTCTCCTCCGCCTTCCACACCACGGCTGCGGCCCTGCCGCTGATGCGCAAGGCAGGCTGGGGCCGGGTCATCAACATCGCCTCCGCCCATGGCCTGCGCGCATCGCCCTACAAATCGGCCTATATCTCCGCCAAGCACGGCATCGTCGGCATGACCAAGACGGTCGGGCTGGAAACCGCGAAAGAGCCGATCACCGCCAACGCCATCTGCCCCGGCTACGTGCTCACCCCGCTCGTCGAGGCGCAGATCCCCGACACGGCGAAGGAATACAACATGAAGGAAGACGAGGTGGTCGAGAAGGTCATCCTCGAAAAGCAGCCCTCCAAGGAGTTCGTCACCGTCGAGCAGCTTGGCGGCCTTGCCGTCTTCCTCTGCTCCGATCACGCCTCGCAGATCACCGGCACCACGATTTCCGCCGATGGTGGCTGGACGGCGAGCTGA
- a CDS encoding ester cyclase, which produces MTRNECIAAYHEYIDCLNRQDWAKLGNHVHESACHNGRPLGLTGYREMLVGDFRAIPDLRFNIAQLVAEPGHIAARLAFDCTPVGDLFGLPVNGRRVQFCEHVFYAFREGRIHTVHSLIDTQAIAALL; this is translated from the coding sequence ATGACGCGGAACGAGTGTATCGCCGCCTATCACGAATACATCGACTGCCTCAATCGTCAGGATTGGGCAAAGCTCGGCAATCACGTTCACGAAAGCGCGTGCCACAACGGCCGCCCGCTCGGGCTCACCGGCTACCGCGAGATGCTCGTGGGCGATTTTCGCGCCATCCCCGACCTTCGGTTCAACATCGCCCAGCTTGTCGCGGAGCCGGGCCACATCGCCGCAAGGCTCGCCTTCGATTGCACCCCCGTGGGCGATCTCTTCGGGCTGCCCGTCAACGGGCGGCGGGTGCAGTTCTGCGAGCATGTGTTCTACGCCTTCCGCGAGGGACGCATCCACACCGTCCACTCGCTGATCGACACCCAGGCCATCGCCGCCCTGCTCTGA
- a CDS encoding extracellular solute-binding protein yields MTLALVSVGGFAFAEPKHGIAMYGEPALPPDFTSLPYVNPDAPKGGEYVQSEIGSFDSMHPFILKGRAPYVWRIFGFETLMGRSYDEPFTLYGLLAETIETGPNREWVEFTLRPEAKFSDGSPVTVDDVIWSYETLGTLGHPRYHTAWAKVASVEKVGERGVRFTFNEADNELALLMGMRPILKKDDWEGITFDEASMRVPVGSGPYVIDTIDPGRSVTLKLDPDWWGKDLPFNRGQHNFETLRYEWFGDGDVAFEAFRAGELSYNRENNVAKWNSSYDFPAVQSGDVVKALIPHQRPSGITGLVMNTRLPLFEDWRVREAMILAFNYEFISDKLNDGGDPRICSYFCNSELAMEPGPASGKVAELLAPFAEDLPPGTMEGYTLPEGDGSARNRANIRAALDLLNEAGWAVDDAGVLRNEAGAVFGFEILLQSGAPQPANIAELYVEGLKRLGMQVTIEAIDRAQYKERTDAYDFEMTWYTRPLSMSPGNEQILYWGAQGVSEPGSRNWMGMNSPAAEAMVKAMLETDDREVFLAAVHGLDRVLTAGRYVIPIWYSPEARLAFKKEMHYNADHLPAYGDWAGFLPDVWWWEEE; encoded by the coding sequence ATGACCCTGGCACTGGTTTCCGTCGGGGGATTCGCCTTTGCCGAGCCAAAACACGGAATCGCCATGTATGGTGAGCCGGCGCTTCCGCCCGATTTCACCTCGCTGCCCTACGTGAACCCGGACGCGCCGAAGGGCGGCGAATATGTGCAAAGCGAGATCGGCAGCTTCGACTCGATGCACCCCTTCATCCTGAAAGGCCGGGCGCCCTACGTGTGGCGGATCTTCGGGTTCGAGACCCTGATGGGCCGCAGCTACGATGAGCCCTTCACGCTCTACGGGCTGCTGGCGGAAACCATCGAGACCGGGCCGAACCGCGAGTGGGTGGAGTTCACCCTGCGGCCGGAAGCGAAGTTCAGCGACGGCTCGCCGGTGACGGTGGACGATGTGATCTGGTCCTACGAGACCCTCGGTACGCTCGGCCACCCGCGTTACCACACCGCCTGGGCCAAGGTTGCCAGCGTCGAGAAGGTTGGGGAGCGCGGGGTGCGCTTTACCTTCAACGAGGCCGACAACGAGCTTGCGCTGCTGATGGGGATGCGCCCGATCCTGAAGAAGGACGATTGGGAGGGCATCACTTTCGACGAGGCCTCGATGCGTGTTCCGGTCGGCTCGGGCCCCTATGTGATCGACACCATCGACCCGGGCCGCTCCGTGACGCTCAAGCTCGACCCCGACTGGTGGGGCAAGGATTTGCCGTTCAACCGCGGGCAGCACAACTTCGAGACTCTGCGCTACGAGTGGTTCGGCGATGGCGACGTGGCCTTCGAGGCGTTCCGTGCCGGGGAACTCAGCTACAATCGCGAGAACAACGTGGCCAAGTGGAACAGCTCCTATGACTTTCCGGCCGTGCAGTCGGGCGATGTGGTCAAGGCGTTGATCCCGCACCAGCGACCCTCGGGCATTACCGGGCTGGTAATGAACACCCGCCTGCCGTTGTTCGAGGACTGGCGCGTGCGCGAGGCGATGATCCTCGCCTTCAACTACGAGTTCATCTCCGACAAGCTCAACGACGGCGGCGATCCGCGGATCTGCTCGTACTTCTGCAACTCCGAGCTGGCGATGGAGCCCGGCCCGGCGAGCGGCAAGGTTGCCGAGCTTCTGGCGCCCTTCGCCGAGGATCTGCCCCCCGGCACCATGGAGGGCTACACGCTGCCCGAGGGGGACGGCTCTGCGCGCAACCGGGCCAACATCCGCGCCGCGCTGGACCTGCTGAACGAGGCCGGCTGGGCGGTGGATGACGCCGGGGTGTTGCGCAACGAGGCGGGGGCGGTCTTCGGCTTCGAGATCCTGTTGCAGAGCGGCGCTCCGCAGCCCGCAAACATCGCCGAGCTCTACGTGGAAGGCCTGAAGCGGCTGGGGATGCAGGTGACGATCGAGGCGATCGACCGGGCGCAATACAAGGAGCGCACCGACGCCTATGATTTCGAGATGACCTGGTACACGCGACCGCTGAGCATGTCGCCGGGCAACGAGCAGATCCTTTACTGGGGGGCGCAGGGCGTGAGCGAGCCGGGCAGCCGCAACTGGATGGGCATGAACTCTCCTGCCGCGGAGGCGATGGTGAAGGCCATGCTGGAGACTGACGACCGCGAGGTGTTTCTGGCTGCCGTGCACGGGCTGGACCGGGTGCTGACGGCGGGGCGCTACGTGATCCCGATCTGGTACAGCCCCGAGGCGCGCCTCGCCTTCAAGAAGGAGATGCATTACAACGCCGACCACCTCCCCGCCTATGGCGACTGGGCCGGGTTCCTGCCTGACGTCTGGTGGTGGGAGGAGGAGTGA